The Lycium ferocissimum isolate CSIRO_LF1 unplaced genomic scaffold, AGI_CSIRO_Lferr_CH_V1 ctg8453, whole genome shotgun sequence DNA segment ACCTATTTTCATGTAAACAAGGTGGAAGTCAGACCTACTGTAAACTTAGTTAATCTTATCGAATCTTACATACTTCGCTATCCGTCTTGATCTTAAATCAACTATTTACACCCAAACTCATCTTGATGGGACTTTATATgtctaaaatgtcacattaattCTCATTTACCATATTCACACCTAGACCGGATTCACGGAGTGCtacattatcccccccccccccccccaaggaTCATTAGTCCCTGAATGAAAATCACGGCCTAAGATCTTCACTAAGCCTCaaacttctcaaaatttctaGAGTTTGCAAGAAAATCTATCCCTTAAAGATGACATAACTAGTAACTTCCTAAAGGAATGATATGATCCTCACAAGGATTCCCAACAACCATATCATCTGATATAGAACACAAAAGAAGGAATTCACACTTCTAATCTACACCTTCGCAAAGACTCAATAACCGAAAGGTTCAACACATGCCTGTAATAGAAAATAAGTGAGGGTATATTTTATTCATGTCCTCCTCTGCTTCCCATGTTTCTTCTTCAGTATTTTGGGTTTGCCACAGGACTTTTAATGAAGCTACATTTTTCGTcctcaaccttctaacttgtCGATCTAGGATCTGAATCGGTTCCTCTTTATAAGACAACCATTCATTGAATTCAATCTCTTCATGTGTCAAGACATGAGAAGGATCAGTTTTATACAATCTCAACATCGAAATATGGCACACAGAATGCACCATGGCCATCTCAGACGGTAACTTCAACTTATAAGCCACCTTTCCAATTCTCCAAACAATCTCATAAGAGCCAATAAAAcgagggctaagcttaccctttctacCAAACCGCATCActcccttcattggcgacactttcaagaagaCTTTGTCACCAACAACAAACTCTAGCTCGCGATTCCTCATATCCATATAAAACTTCTATCTACTCTGAGCTGTCTTGAGTCATTTCACAATTAGGTTCACCTTCTCGATTGCTTCGTGCACTGAGTTGGGACCCAACAACTTTACTTTGATGggttcaaaccacccaattggagatctacaatGCCTCCATAAAGTGCTTCATACGGAGTCATCCGAATACTCTcttgataactattattgtacgCGAATTCCATAAGAGGTAGATGTTCATACCAATTACCTTCAAAATA contains these protein-coding regions:
- the LOC132045884 gene encoding uncharacterized protein LOC132045884, producing MDMRNRELEFVVGDKVFLKVSPMKGVMRFGRKGKLSPRFIGSYEIVWRIGKVAYKLKLPSEMAMVHSVCHISMLRLYKTDPSHVLTHEEIEFNEWLSYKEEPIQILDRQVRRLRTKNVASLKVLWQTQNTEEETWEAEEDMNKIYPHLFSITDDMVVGNPCEDHIIPLGSY